A stretch of the Amycolatopsis sp. BJA-103 genome encodes the following:
- a CDS encoding CHAT domain-containing protein, which produces MSHADSARRAVDLYRRYLATNELAALRESVELLRRAVRAPEPKLSWVANLGAGLILLFERVDDLDLLFEGVAACRQVVALAPGDPTYLSNLAAALEMMYWHTSDSEVLDDAVRVAREAVAATPDHDRSRMMRLSNLSNSLRTQYVRTGDEATIREAVDVGERAVSMLDGPGDDASRLLSNLANATWDLATHNSDVEMLAAAVSTFQKALDATPESHPNRPDVMSNLALRRAAAAVDLAGVEAGVALARQALEWTDEQTPDRAHNEACLASTLRSHFNFTGEVSSLAEAAGLARSAMLRTRNDHKNLANRLVEYGTALRVLHERTHELALAEQAVEAIDMALTITSVEEPAHVDHLVNTANAVLALYERTDDVEHARRAVELCRQAVGELDADHPKLRWVLTHAIAPMVALASETNDEALFAEAVAVGRRVAAVPDDDPEASSASSNAAHALRRRYAHTDDQDDAREAAMYARRAANLIPPGSPHRPSALINLGAAQLDADLLDDARATFTEATTAPAATLLNRIHAWWRLGRIESKADRPNAAVAAFEEAIALLPQLSRRRLARGDHEFSVGQTTGLAAEAAAAAVRADRFDHAVKLSEQARALLIAETLDARSDLRTLREHHPDLHREYQRLRDALDAVDHPVIGDPVAGDYVAAPPSVRREELVTRWRDLVEHIRSNTELRTFLLPPESQVGKGPVVITYATRSEGGALVLHPGRPVDHIPLNITDIAAAEQSDRFEERCLAAARATSYADRKAALDDMHGVLRWLWDNVTQPVLDHLGLSQPSDKHWPRVWWCPISAMSSLPLHAAGYHEDGLRRTVMDRVVSSYTTTLRTHARTPSPWAEDRALIVAMPTTPGKEPLRSATAEADTIVRLIPGATHLIDKTATHNAVVDAIPRHSIVHIASHAVGDPRDPSASHLVLYDHATAPLTVAEISDLDLPHADLAFLSACNTTDTAPRLIDEAVHITGSFHLAGYRHVIGTLTPVNATAGRVAAAVYGQLTQDGATAPATADTALALHNAVRSVREDHVDAPHTWAAWIHVGI; this is translated from the coding sequence ATGTCACACGCGGACTCGGCCCGGCGTGCCGTCGACCTGTACCGCCGCTACCTTGCGACGAACGAGCTGGCCGCTTTGCGCGAGTCGGTGGAACTGCTGCGTCGGGCCGTTAGGGCTCCGGAACCCAAGCTCTCCTGGGTGGCGAACCTCGGTGCTGGCCTGATTCTGCTGTTCGAACGCGTGGACGATCTCGACTTGCTGTTCGAGGGGGTAGCGGCATGCCGGCAGGTGGTCGCGCTGGCGCCCGGTGATCCCACCTATCTGTCCAACCTGGCCGCCGCACTGGAGATGATGTACTGGCACACCTCCGACAGCGAGGTGCTGGACGACGCAGTACGCGTCGCGCGAGAGGCCGTGGCGGCGACACCGGACCACGACCGTTCACGGATGATGCGGCTGTCGAATCTATCGAACTCCCTGCGCACGCAGTACGTTCGCACCGGTGACGAAGCGACGATCCGGGAAGCGGTCGACGTTGGCGAGCGCGCTGTGTCCATGTTGGACGGTCCTGGAGACGATGCGAGCAGACTCCTGTCCAACCTGGCCAACGCGACATGGGATCTCGCCACGCACAACAGCGACGTGGAGATGCTGGCCGCTGCTGTGTCCACGTTCCAGAAGGCGCTCGACGCCACGCCCGAATCCCACCCCAACCGGCCCGACGTCATGTCGAATCTGGCCCTCCGCCGCGCCGCTGCCGCGGTCGACCTCGCCGGCGTCGAGGCCGGGGTGGCCCTCGCGCGACAGGCTCTCGAATGGACCGATGAGCAGACCCCTGACCGGGCGCACAATGAAGCCTGCCTGGCGTCGACCTTGCGTTCCCACTTCAACTTCACCGGTGAGGTGAGTTCGCTCGCCGAGGCGGCCGGACTGGCGCGGTCCGCGATGCTTCGCACCCGGAACGACCACAAGAACCTGGCCAACAGGCTTGTCGAGTACGGCACCGCGCTGCGCGTCCTGCATGAACGCACCCACGAACTCGCGCTCGCCGAGCAGGCGGTCGAAGCGATCGACATGGCTCTGACGATCACGTCGGTCGAGGAGCCGGCGCATGTCGACCACTTGGTCAACACCGCCAACGCGGTGTTGGCGCTGTATGAGCGCACGGACGACGTCGAGCACGCGCGCCGGGCCGTAGAGCTGTGCCGGCAGGCTGTCGGCGAACTGGATGCCGATCATCCGAAGCTGAGGTGGGTGCTCACCCATGCGATCGCGCCCATGGTCGCGCTCGCTTCGGAGACGAACGACGAGGCGTTGTTCGCCGAGGCGGTGGCCGTCGGTCGTCGTGTCGCCGCGGTGCCCGATGACGACCCCGAGGCGAGTTCGGCGAGTTCGAACGCGGCGCACGCGTTGCGACGGCGCTACGCCCACACTGATGATCAGGACGACGCGCGCGAGGCCGCCATGTACGCCCGTCGTGCGGCGAACCTGATCCCGCCTGGATCGCCGCACCGGCCGTCTGCCCTGATCAACCTCGGGGCTGCGCAGTTGGACGCGGACCTGCTCGATGACGCCCGGGCGACTTTCACCGAGGCGACCACCGCGCCGGCGGCGACGCTGCTCAACCGGATCCACGCCTGGTGGCGCCTCGGGCGCATCGAGTCGAAAGCGGACCGCCCGAACGCGGCCGTCGCCGCGTTCGAGGAGGCGATCGCCCTGCTTCCGCAGCTGAGCCGACGACGCCTTGCCCGTGGTGACCACGAGTTCAGCGTCGGGCAGACCACCGGACTGGCGGCTGAGGCCGCAGCCGCCGCAGTGCGCGCCGATCGATTCGACCACGCGGTGAAACTGAGCGAGCAAGCCCGCGCCCTCCTTATCGCGGAAACCCTCGACGCAAGGTCCGACCTGCGAACTCTGCGGGAGCACCACCCCGACCTCCACCGCGAATACCAGCGCCTCCGCGATGCGCTCGACGCAGTCGATCATCCCGTCATCGGCGACCCTGTGGCCGGTGACTACGTGGCCGCGCCGCCGTCGGTCCGCCGCGAGGAACTCGTGACACGCTGGCGGGATCTCGTCGAGCACATCCGCTCGAACACAGAGCTGCGCACGTTCCTGCTGCCACCGGAGTCCCAGGTCGGCAAAGGCCCGGTGGTGATCACGTACGCGACACGTTCGGAAGGCGGCGCACTCGTGCTCCATCCGGGTCGGCCAGTGGACCACATACCGCTGAACATCACCGACATCGCCGCCGCAGAACAGTCCGATCGCTTCGAAGAGAGATGCCTCGCGGCGGCACGGGCGACGTCCTACGCCGACCGCAAAGCCGCGCTGGACGACATGCATGGCGTGCTGCGCTGGCTGTGGGACAACGTCACACAACCCGTGCTCGACCACCTAGGCCTCAGCCAGCCTAGTGACAAGCATTGGCCGCGCGTGTGGTGGTGCCCGATCTCGGCGATGAGTTCGCTGCCGCTGCACGCGGCGGGCTATCACGAGGATGGTCTGCGTCGGACGGTGATGGACCGGGTCGTCTCCTCGTACACGACAACGCTGAGGACGCACGCCCGCACGCCCTCCCCGTGGGCCGAAGACCGGGCGCTGATCGTGGCGATGCCCACGACACCTGGCAAGGAGCCGTTGCGATCGGCCACCGCCGAGGCCGACACGATCGTAAGGCTGATCCCGGGGGCAACCCACCTGATCGACAAGACCGCCACGCATAACGCGGTGGTCGACGCGATACCCCGGCATTCGATCGTCCACATCGCCAGCCACGCAGTCGGCGACCCGCGGGATCCCAGTGCGAGCCACTTGGTGCTGTACGACCACGCGACCGCGCCACTTACGGTCGCCGAGATCTCCGATCTCGATCTGCCGCACGCCGACCTCGCCTTCCTGTCGGCGTGCAACACCACCGACACCGCTCCACGGCTCATCGACGAGGCAGTGCACATCACGGGCTCGTTCCACCTGGCCGGCTACCGTCACGTCATCGGTACGCTAACCCCCGTGAACGCCACCGCAGGAAGGGTCGCCGCAGCGGTCTACGGCCAGCTGACCCAGGACGGCGCAACCGCACCCGCGACCGCCGACACCGCCCTCGCGCTGCACAACGCGGTCCGGTCGGTTCGCGAAGACCACGTGGACGCGCCACACACTTGGGCAGCCTGGATTCATGTCGGCATCTGA
- a CDS encoding Pycsar system effector family protein codes for MADTDDAWKALLQTNDWIKVADAKAAATLAASGVLGTVLVRSAPGQNAWRQEPWLASLAILSLILTVISTFVALRVFAPRIRTGEPRSLMYFDHIARRYPKALDFKHAFIGMLDRDGLMRESITEQLWANSRVARRKFKQVAFAIWSLGGALATQVAAGLAHALLGP; via the coding sequence GTGGCCGACACCGATGACGCCTGGAAGGCGCTGCTCCAGACCAACGATTGGATCAAGGTCGCCGACGCCAAGGCCGCGGCCACGCTCGCCGCGAGCGGAGTGCTCGGCACCGTGCTCGTCCGATCCGCGCCAGGACAGAACGCCTGGCGCCAAGAGCCCTGGCTAGCCAGCCTAGCCATACTGAGCCTGATTCTCACGGTGATCAGCACCTTTGTCGCACTTCGCGTATTTGCGCCACGAATTCGCACGGGCGAACCTCGTTCACTGATGTACTTCGACCACATCGCGCGCCGATATCCGAAAGCATTGGACTTCAAACACGCTTTTATTGGCATGCTTGATCGCGACGGTCTGATGCGCGAGTCGATTACTGAGCAGCTGTGGGCCAACAGCCGAGTGGCTCGCCGAAAGTTCAAGCAAGTCGCATTCGCGATCTGGTCGCTTGGCGGCGCGTTGGCCACACAGGTGGCAGCAGGATTGGCGCACGCATTACTAGGTCCGTGA
- a CDS encoding alpha/beta hydrolase, giving the protein MSTRSGFGWDDPNPAFDPDQQNALICNESSGPRDFEAHWRNHLALSAELPVAGSHGSYDGYCVGWPLPATTWHFKPGKSPLQLVGHAYESVTPLPWAHDMRAHIGGPLLTVEDDMHGSLSILPCASKAVEFFDTGKTSNATCPGAPIPPAA; this is encoded by the coding sequence GTGTCCACCCGCTCCGGCTTCGGCTGGGACGACCCGAACCCGGCGTTCGACCCGGACCAGCAGAACGCGTTGATCTGCAACGAATCAAGCGGTCCCCGCGACTTCGAAGCGCACTGGCGCAACCACCTCGCGCTGTCCGCCGAACTCCCGGTCGCCGGCAGTCACGGCTCCTACGACGGCTACTGCGTCGGCTGGCCGTTGCCCGCCACCACGTGGCACTTCAAGCCGGGTAAGAGCCCACTGCAGCTCGTGGGTCACGCCTACGAGTCGGTCACGCCGCTACCGTGGGCCCACGACATGCGCGCCCACATCGGCGGCCCGCTCCTCACCGTCGAGGACGACATGCACGGCTCACTGTCAATCCTGCCGTGCGCCTCGAAAGCGGTCGAGTTCTTCGACACCGGCAAGACCTCCAACGCCACCTGCCCAGGTGCTCCGATCCCCCCGGCGGCCTAG